CAACCACAATGGAAAACATTCTGAGTACAGATGAAACAATTAAACTTGAATCATTGCAAATGCTTTACAGGAGCAAATTTTCGATTCCCAATCGCTATAACTTCTTTGTTGGATGTCGAAGCTTCAGTGAAAAGAGCAGAGTGGAATTATACCATCTCTGCTCTTCAATTAATTGTTAAAGTTGCCAGGTGTTACTTCAAAATTTTCGAGACAACACCGGCACCGATGGTGCGACCACCTTCACGAATCGCAAAGCGCATACCTTGCTCAATAGCGATCGCGTTAATCAATTCTACTGTCATCTTAATCCGGTCTCCGGGCATGACCATTTCTGCGGCACTACCGTCATCAGCAGTAAAGCTTTTAATGGTACCGGTAACATCAGTTGTCCGCACATAGAACTGAGGACGATATCCAGAGAAGAAAGGAGTCTTCCGACCACCTTCTTTCTCTGTTAAAACGTAAACTTCACCTTCAAATTCGGTATGAGGAGTAATAGAACCGGGTTTAGCTAATACCATTCCCCGTTCAATATCTTCTTTCTTTAGACCACGCAGGAGTACACCCGCATTGTCTCCAGCCATCCCTTCTTCGAGACTCTTTTTGAACATCTCGATACCAGTAACAGTGGTAGCACGGGTTGTTTTAATCCCTACTAACTCAACGTTGTCCCCAACCTTGACTCGACCACGTTCAATCCGTCCAGTTGCCACTGTACCCCGACCAGAGATGGAGAAAACGTCTTCAACCGCCATCAAGAAAGGTTTGTCAACGTCACGCTCTGGGGTGGGAATGTAGGCGTCTACAGCATCCATAAGTTCGTAGATTTTATCTACCCACTTGTTGTCGCCACGCTGGGTTTTGGGATTAGCTGCCATGTGTTCTAGGGCTTGCAAACCAGAACCTTTGATAATGGGGATGTCATCACCAGGGAAATCATAACTAGAAAGGAGTTCACGTACTTCCAATTCTACGAGTTCCAGTAGTTCTTCATCATCCACCATGTCTTCTTTGTTCAAGAAAACAACAAGGCTTGGTACACCAACTTGCTTCGCTAACAGAATGTGTTCACGAGTTTGGGGCATGGGTCCATCAGCAGCAGAACACACTAGGATACCGCCATCCATTTGAGCAGCACCAGTAATCATGTTCTTCACATAGTCAGCGTGTCCTGGACAGTCCACGTGGGCATAGTGACGATTGGTGGTTTCATACTCTACGTGAGCAGTGTTGATGGTAATACCCCGTGCTTTTTCTTCGGGGGCAGCATCAATCTGGTCATAGGCTTTTGCTTGAGCCTGACCCAACGCAGCCAAAGTCATGGTGATTGCTGCTGTCAATGTTGTCTTACCATGGTCTACGTGACCAATAGTACCAATGTTTACGTGAGGTTTCGTCCTTTCAAACTTTGCGCGTGCCATGAATACTCGTTTCCTTTATCTAACTAAGCGTTCCCTTTGCTTTTAGCAATAATCGCCTCAGCTACGTTGCGAGGCACTTCTTCGTAGTGGCTAAACTCCATAGAGAAGATGCCCCGACCTTGGGTCTTTGACCGAATATCAGTGGCGTAGCCAAACATTTCTGCCAGTGGTACCTTCGCTGTGACTTTGGCAAGACCCTGCTCAGAGCCCATCCCTTCAATTTGCCCACGACGGGAGTTGAGGTCACCCATTACGTCTCCTAGGAAGTTTTCGGGAACTTCCACCTCGACTTTCATCATGGGTTCCAACAATACGGGAGAAGCCTTCAGTACAGCTTCTTTCATCGCCATAGAACCAGCGATTTTGAAAGCCATTTCTGAAGAGTCTACATCATGATATGAGCCATCAACTAAAGTTGCTTTGACATCTATCAGAGGATAGCCCGCCAGCACGCCAGATTCACAACTTTCTTTCATGCCGGCTTCTGCTGGACCTACATATTCTTTGGGTACAGAACCACCGACAATCTTAGAAACAAATTCAAATCCGCTTCCTGGTTCTCCTGGGGCTAGGTCAATCACAACGTGACCATACTGACCTTTACCACCACTTTGACGGATAAATTTACCTTCAATTCTGTTGACGGCTTTACGAATTGTTTCACGGTAAGCTACCTGTGGTGCACCCACGTTTGCTTCTACCTTGAATTCACGTAACATCCGGTCTACAAGAATTTCCAGGTGCAACTCACCCATACCTGCAATTACGGTTTGGTTGGTTTCTGGATCGACATTCACACGGAAAGTCGGATCTTCTTCCGAAAGTGCTTGCAGTGCTTTGGACAGCTTGTCCATGTCGTTCTTGGTTTTGGGTTCTACCGCTACCGAGATTACGGGTTCTGGAATAAATAGTGATTCCAAAATGACTGCGGCACCTTCATCACAGAGGGTATCACCTGTTAAGGTGTCTTTTAACCCTACTGCTGCCCCTAAATCTCCTGCTCTGAGTTCGTCTACGTCTTGACGGTCATCTGCTTTCAATACTACGAGGCGAGAAATTCGCTCTTTCTTATTTTTCGTGGCATTGAGAACATAACTGCCCTTCTTCAAAACACCCGAATAGACTCGAACAAAGGTCAGACGACCATAGGGGTCTGCCATAATCTTGAACGCAAGGGCTGCTAGTGGTTCAGAATCATTGGCATGACGCTCTACCACATCCCCATTGGGAAGTGTTCCTTGGATAGGAGGTACATCAATGGGCGCTGGTAAATAATCTACCACTGCATCCAACATCAGCTGTACGCCTTTGTTTTTGAAGGCGGAACCACAAAGCATGGGGACAATACTGCCAGTGATAGTGCCTTTACGTAAAGCAGCACGAACCTCTTCTTCGGTGAGTTCTTCACCTTCAAAGTACTTGTTCATCAATTCGTCACTAGTTTCAGCAACTGCTTCTACTAGCTTGCTGCGGTACTCTTGGGCTATCTCTTGCATATCGGCAGGAATATCTTCTTCTTTAATATCCGTGCCTTTATCATTGGTATAAATAAATGCTTTCATCCGCACTAAGTCTACCAATCCAAGAAATTCGCTTTCTGCACCAATGGGTAGTTGGATAGGAACTGCATTTGCCCGCAGGCGATCGCGTACTTGTTCGTAAACTTTATAAAAATTCGCACCTGTACGATCCATCTTATTCACGAAGACGAAACGTGGCACTTTATAGCGGTCAGCTTGTCGCCAGACGGTTTCTGTTTGTGGTTGCACACCACCGACAGAACACAATACTGTGATTACACCATCTAATACCCGCATGGAACGCTCAACTTCAATAGTGAAGTCTACGTGTCCTGGAGTATCAATAATGTTAATTTGGTGATCTCTCCAACTGGTACTGATTGCTGCCGCAGTAATGGTGATACCCCGCTCCCGCTCCTGTTCCATCCAGTCGGTTACGGCTGTTCCTTCGTGAACTTCACCAATTTTATGAACTACACCAGAGTAAAATAATATTCTCTCTGTAGTTGTTGTTTTGCCCGCATCTATATGCGCCGCAATACCGATATTGCGTACTCTCTCTAGCGGGTTAGTACGTGCCACAGCTGCCTCCTATACATTTCGCCTCATGATATCTTGTATATTACACTTTGTTAAGATTCTATACTTTTACGGTCAACCGTCTTTTTCTAGCAGCTACAGGATATATTTCCCAATCAGACGCGCCAATGATTTGCTGTGGACTGTTTCGTCGGGGCGCGTCTGGGAACTAGTAACGATAATGGGCAAATGCTTTATTTGCTTCCGCCATCCGGTGTGTTTCTTCCCGCTTACGAATCGCACTACCGCTTTCATTAGCAGCATCCATTAGCTCATTGGCTAACTTCCCTGCCATTGTTCTACCCGAACGTTGTCTAGAATATTGTACCAGCCAGCGTAATGCCAGAGTTGTGCCTCGGTCAGAGCGAACTTCCATGGGTACTTGGTAAGTAGCACCACCGACTCGACGTGCTTTGACTTCTACCAGGGGTGTGGCATTGCGCACAGCTCTTTCAAATGTTTCCAAAGGATCGCTGCCAGTGCGTTCCTCAATTGTTTTCATCGCATCATAAACTATGCGGGCTGCAATAGATTTTTTGCCGTGACGCATGATGCGTCGAATTATCATGCTAATCAGACGGCTATTATACACAGAGTCAGGCGGCACTGGACGCCTTTGAACAACACCACGACGAGACATACTTAACCTTTAGTTGGGATTTGCAACGAGGATTATATCCGATCAGACAGTGATTTTCACCGTTGTAACAACGACACTGACCAAAAAGAGCTTGCTGTCTTTAATCCAAGACAAACAAGACGACAACAATAATACATCCATCCGGGAGAAGGCAAACGGTAGTACCTCTAACCCTTCGCTAATAAGCGTACAGAGGAGCTTCCCTAGTGCCTCTACTCTCAATTCCAAAATGTCTCTGTCGCCGACAACATTTCTTAAAAACCCTACATTCGCCCGTAGAAATGAATGCAGGTAGAAGCTTCACCACTCTAACTTGATTTATGTAAACAGGCTAGGGTCTTAAAAGTTTGTTTTGTTATGGTGGTAGGGCGAATTTGGATGGATTGCCTTTTTCCAATAACTAAACTTTGAGATTGCTTTAGCCAATACTAGCTTGCTTACATTTTGTTTTGTGTTTTTGCTCAATCTAACGCTAGTCGAAGATTAATCAGAGTGAAATTAATCTTACTAGTACAACAGGGTATAAATAAATCTCGCATCCAAAAAATTAGCTTTTTGAATTTGGTGACGCTATTAATTTTGTGGGAGTATCATCTCTGTTATTGAAGGCAAAGGTCTGAGGGAGACTTCATAATTTACCACAGGTTTACCTTCTTGCTGAAATACACTGCACAAATTTAAGGATAGCGCTACTAGATATTATTTTGGACGTTTTGTTCCATACTTGGAACGACCCTGTTTGCGGTCTTTGACTCCGGCTGTATCCAATGTGCCACGGACGATGTGGTATCTCACACCAGGTAAGTCTTTCACCCGACCTCCACGAATCATCACTACGGAATGTTCTTGCAGGTTGTGACCGATGCCAGGGATGTAAGCGGTAACTTCAAACCCGGATGTTAAGCGAACCCTT
The Calothrix sp. 336/3 DNA segment above includes these coding regions:
- the rpsG gene encoding 30S ribosomal protein S7, giving the protein MSRRGVVQRRPVPPDSVYNSRLISMIIRRIMRHGKKSIAARIVYDAMKTIEERTGSDPLETFERAVRNATPLVEVKARRVGGATYQVPMEVRSDRGTTLALRWLVQYSRQRSGRTMAGKLANELMDAANESGSAIRKREETHRMAEANKAFAHYRY
- the fusA gene encoding elongation factor G → MARTNPLERVRNIGIAAHIDAGKTTTTERILFYSGVVHKIGEVHEGTAVTDWMEQERERGITITAAAISTSWRDHQINIIDTPGHVDFTIEVERSMRVLDGVITVLCSVGGVQPQTETVWRQADRYKVPRFVFVNKMDRTGANFYKVYEQVRDRLRANAVPIQLPIGAESEFLGLVDLVRMKAFIYTNDKGTDIKEEDIPADMQEIAQEYRSKLVEAVAETSDELMNKYFEGEELTEEEVRAALRKGTITGSIVPMLCGSAFKNKGVQLMLDAVVDYLPAPIDVPPIQGTLPNGDVVERHANDSEPLAALAFKIMADPYGRLTFVRVYSGVLKKGSYVLNATKNKKERISRLVVLKADDRQDVDELRAGDLGAAVGLKDTLTGDTLCDEGAAVILESLFIPEPVISVAVEPKTKNDMDKLSKALQALSEEDPTFRVNVDPETNQTVIAGMGELHLEILVDRMLREFKVEANVGAPQVAYRETIRKAVNRIEGKFIRQSGGKGQYGHVVIDLAPGEPGSGFEFVSKIVGGSVPKEYVGPAEAGMKESCESGVLAGYPLIDVKATLVDGSYHDVDSSEMAFKIAGSMAMKEAVLKASPVLLEPMMKVEVEVPENFLGDVMGDLNSRRGQIEGMGSEQGLAKVTAKVPLAEMFGYATDIRSKTQGRGIFSMEFSHYEEVPRNVAEAIIAKSKGNA
- the rpsL gene encoding 30S ribosomal protein S12; amino-acid sequence: MPTIQQLIRKKRESARQKTKSPALKECPQRRGVCTRVFTTTPKKPNSALRKVARVRLTSGFEVTAYIPGIGHNLQEHSVVMIRGGRVKDLPGVRYHIVRGTLDTAGVKDRKQGRSKYGTKRPK
- the tuf gene encoding elongation factor Tu; this encodes MARAKFERTKPHVNIGTIGHVDHGKTTLTAAITMTLAALGQAQAKAYDQIDAAPEEKARGITINTAHVEYETTNRHYAHVDCPGHADYVKNMITGAAQMDGGILVCSAADGPMPQTREHILLAKQVGVPSLVVFLNKEDMVDDEELLELVELEVRELLSSYDFPGDDIPIIKGSGLQALEHMAANPKTQRGDNKWVDKIYELMDAVDAYIPTPERDVDKPFLMAVEDVFSISGRGTVATGRIERGRVKVGDNVELVGIKTTRATTVTGIEMFKKSLEEGMAGDNAGVLLRGLKKEDIERGMVLAKPGSITPHTEFEGEVYVLTEKEGGRKTPFFSGYRPQFYVRTTDVTGTIKSFTADDGSAAEMVMPGDRIKMTVELINAIAIEQGMRFAIREGGRTIGAGVVSKILK